One genomic segment of Candidatus Thermodiscus eudorianus includes these proteins:
- the cadA gene encoding cadmium-translocating P-type ATPase has product MTLRITRESMDKAREQYRLVGVHCVSCKRVIETELSRIPGVERAEVDPNTGTLTLALAGGVDRREIVEAVRRVGYDIVLERLVLRVEGLKEGMGKPLEEKLKRIPGVVDARVYEAGRIVRVEFDPLAASSDDIVGGLAAMGLKAEPLESESKRDYTRHALAAVAISTLVYAAGLLTGSTPLAAVAGLVAYLVSFYGFVIPALKAALHGYLIMDTLLALGTTVALAISVYGLFTGGPLYFDAIVFITLFVLAGRYVEERLRSRAERILAASKEILPEKARVERRGTLVEISESEVKPGETVVVRTGERIPVDGRIHSGTGEVDESPVTGESEPRHVATGDLVLAGSTLVRGWLKVTALRTGRYRLVARALEAAREAGLYKPRLQEIADRVVSVFVPVVLAVAAATVAGHIVLGSTITTALLAAATVLVVACPCALGIAIPTGVAASVARAYRMGLILKRPDVLEQLARVGIVAFDKTGTLTKGKPVVVDAKPVEGPLEESLRLAAALESGSNHPLARAIVDYYNTTYGGDPPRPESLDEVPGLGLVGVVDGLNVAVGGARLLEELGLEEPRVGVEGYTRVYVVVDNVVRAVIGLEDEVREDAARLVKTLHGMGVKTCILSGDAQPAVERVAERLGIPGDCALGRLDPLGKAERISRLRREAPVAYVGDGVNDGPALAEADVGIAVNEALDVARQAGDIVLARNNMELVVYAIELARRAARTIRFNLFWAFAYNTVLIPVAAGVLSPLGVTIGPEVAALVMSLSSITVTSNSARILYWRPRRAMV; this is encoded by the coding sequence GTGACGCTCAGGATAACCAGGGAATCCATGGACAAGGCCAGAGAGCAATACCGGCTCGTGGGAGTGCACTGCGTCTCCTGCAAGAGGGTCATAGAGACGGAGCTATCGAGGATACCGGGGGTAGAGAGGGCCGAGGTGGACCCCAACACGGGGACCCTAACCCTGGCCCTGGCAGGTGGCGTGGATAGGAGGGAGATAGTCGAGGCGGTCCGCCGGGTGGGATACGATATAGTGCTTGAGAGGCTCGTGCTCCGCGTCGAGGGTCTAAAGGAGGGGATGGGGAAGCCCCTTGAGGAGAAGCTCAAGAGGATCCCCGGCGTAGTGGATGCAAGGGTCTACGAGGCCGGGAGGATAGTCAGGGTAGAGTTCGACCCCCTAGCCGCTTCTAGCGACGATATAGTCGGCGGGCTCGCGGCGATGGGGTTGAAGGCGGAGCCCCTGGAGAGCGAGTCCAAAAGAGACTACACGCGACACGCGCTAGCCGCGGTCGCCATATCGACCCTAGTATACGCCGCGGGGCTACTCACGGGCTCGACGCCACTAGCCGCGGTGGCGGGCTTGGTGGCTTATCTAGTATCCTTCTACGGGTTCGTCATACCAGCCCTCAAGGCGGCACTGCACGGGTACCTGATAATGGACACCCTACTAGCCCTGGGCACGACAGTGGCGCTAGCGATAAGCGTCTACGGCCTGTTCACGGGCGGGCCGCTCTACTTCGACGCGATAGTGTTCATAACACTCTTCGTCCTAGCCGGGAGGTACGTCGAGGAAAGGCTGAGGAGCAGGGCCGAGAGGATACTGGCGGCCTCCAAGGAGATACTGCCCGAGAAGGCCAGGGTCGAGAGACGAGGGACCCTCGTGGAGATCTCGGAGAGCGAGGTGAAGCCTGGCGAGACTGTAGTCGTTAGGACCGGGGAGAGGATACCGGTAGACGGGAGGATACACTCTGGCACGGGCGAAGTCGACGAGAGCCCGGTAACCGGGGAATCGGAGCCACGCCACGTGGCCACGGGAGACCTCGTACTGGCGGGGTCCACCCTGGTTAGGGGATGGCTCAAGGTAACGGCCCTTAGGACTGGGAGGTATAGGCTCGTAGCTAGGGCTCTAGAGGCGGCTAGGGAGGCGGGCCTCTACAAGCCGAGGCTACAGGAGATCGCCGACCGCGTGGTCTCCGTGTTTGTACCGGTAGTCCTGGCGGTGGCCGCGGCCACGGTGGCGGGCCACATAGTACTGGGGTCGACGATAACCACCGCGTTGCTCGCGGCGGCTACCGTGCTGGTAGTAGCTTGCCCCTGTGCCCTCGGGATAGCGATTCCAACGGGGGTGGCTGCATCCGTAGCCAGGGCTTACAGGATGGGCTTGATATTGAAGAGGCCCGATGTGCTGGAGCAGCTGGCCCGTGTGGGGATAGTGGCCTTCGATAAGACGGGGACCCTCACCAAGGGCAAGCCCGTGGTGGTCGACGCCAAGCCGGTTGAGGGACCCCTAGAGGAGTCCCTAAGGCTAGCCGCAGCCCTGGAATCAGGTAGCAATCACCCGCTGGCCAGGGCTATAGTAGACTACTACAACACGACCTACGGGGGCGATCCCCCGAGGCCCGAGTCCCTAGACGAGGTGCCCGGCCTGGGCCTAGTCGGCGTGGTTGACGGCTTAAACGTGGCCGTGGGCGGGGCTAGGCTGTTGGAGGAGCTGGGCCTAGAGGAGCCCCGTGTAGGGGTCGAAGGCTATACTAGGGTCTACGTCGTGGTTGATAACGTTGTCCGGGCTGTAATAGGCTTGGAGGACGAGGTCAGGGAAGACGCCGCCCGGCTCGTGAAGACGCTACACGGGATGGGCGTGAAGACCTGTATACTCTCCGGAGATGCTCAGCCCGCCGTGGAGAGGGTTGCTGAGAGGCTGGGCATACCAGGCGACTGTGCTCTCGGGCGTTTGGACCCGTTGGGGAAGGCCGAGCGTATATCGAGGCTTAGGCGTGAGGCCCCGGTAGCCTATGTTGGTGATGGAGTCAACGATGGGCCCGCGCTGGCGGAGGCTGATGTTGGTATAGCGGTTAACGAGGCCTTGGATGTGGCCAGGCAGGCGGGGGATATCGTGTTGGCCCGCAACAACATGGAGCTGGTGGTCTATGCCATAGAGCTGGCGCGGCGGGCGGCGAGGACGATTAGGTTCAACCTGTTCTGGGCCTTCGCCTACAACACGGTGCTTATACCGGTCGCAGCTGGGGTCTTGTCCCCTCTGGGAGTCACTATAGGCCCGGAGGTAGCCGCGCTGGTCATGAGCCTTAGCTCGATAACGGTGACCTCGAACAGTGCTAGGATCCTTTATTGGAGGCCGAGGAGGGCCATGGTATAG
- a CDS encoding YHS domain-containing protein: MAKHIDPVCGMEVDSTTPYKTIHKGKVYYFCSRTCLEEFKARPDYYLEHGPQGMPGETSHHKHHTGHSC; the protein is encoded by the coding sequence ATGGCTAAGCACATAGACCCCGTCTGTGGAATGGAGGTCGACTCGACCACGCCCTACAAGACAATACACAAGGGCAAGGTCTACTACTTCTGCAGCAGGACATGCCTAGAAGAGTTCAAGGCGAGGCCAGACTACTACCTAGAACACGGCCCACAGGGAATGCCGGGAGAGACGAGCCACCACAAACACCACACAGGCCACAGCTGCTAG